One Patescibacteria group bacterium genomic window, AGTTAACTATTTTTCAAGAAAAAACAAGAAAACTCTAAAGGAAAGAATGCAATTAAAAAAGTTCTGTAAATTCTGTAACGCTCACACTGATCACAAAGAAACAAAATAATTTATTTTGTTTCTTTTGATTTTATGATATAATATGAGAAGTTATATAATCATAAATCAAGGTTCGAAATGAAAAAAGGATTAATAATAGATAGGGTTATTAGTGATAGAGTGAAAGGATTTTCTTATAAGGAAATCAGCGATAAATATGGTATTTCAAAAAGTACCGCATCTTTGTGGCTGAAAGATGTTAAGCTTAGTAATGATGGTGAAGAAAGAATAAGTTTTTTGAGTGAGTCCGGAAGAAAAAAGGCCGCTAATACAAATAAAGAGAAAGCAAAAAATAGATTTCTTAAAGTAGTTGAAAATTGTAAGACTTTGACTATTAACCCCAGGAAAGAAAACGAAGATTTAAAAATTTATTTAGCACTTCTTTATTGGGGTGAGGGTGCAAAGACAGGAAGGAGAATGATGTTTATAAATTCAGACTCTGAAATGATTAAAACTTTCCTATATCTCTTGAGAAAGTCTTATCCTGTGGATGAAGATAAATTTAGAGCAGTTTTACATCTCCATGATTATCATGATCAAAATAAGATGATAAAATATTGGTCAAGCTTAACTGCTATTTCAAAAGAAAAAATTAGTATTTACAGGAAGAGTAATACGGGAAAACAAAAGAAAGATAATTATCAGGGTTGTATTTCAATAAGATATGGAGATGTGAAAATAATGGATGAAATTTTTATTATTATAGATAGATTTAAAAAAATATATAAATAACATGCGGGTGTCGTATAGTGGTAGTACAGGGCTCTCCAAAAGCTCTAGCGTGGGTTCGATTCCTACCACCCGTGCAAGATAAGATTTGAGTTTATCAGGATTAGCTGAAAGCTCGAATATAAGCGTCAATTTAGGTGTTCCATTAAGTATTTCATCATAGGTTGGTGTCTTCTCAAAGACAAGCCCGAATAAGGCTTGTCTTTTTGTTAGATTATCAATGTTTAACAGTATTTCAGCGGGGTGTTCCATTATTTTTTTGGCTTCTTTCAGAAAGTTTGAAATATCATATTCAGTGATTTCAACTTTATTTCTTTGTGTCTGGGCATTTTTAATATCTACTTCCAATTGTTCAACTTTTTCTTCTAATTTGTTCATAACAATAGCGCTTGTTGCTTTTTCAATTTTTTCAATTATGTTTGCTTGTTCAAGTTTTAGGTCCGACACAATAAGATTAGCTTGTGATGAAAAATGTGCAAGTTCTTTTTGTCTTTCGCGGTATTTATTGATAAATGATAATTCAAGTGCTCTTATTTGTTCAGGGCGGAATTTTATTGATTCAATATATTTTGTGATATTTTCTTCAAATTCTTTTTTGTTTATGCCTATATATTTATGTTTTCGGGCACAATGATATGTCGGAAAGCCATTTCCTGATTTTCCTTTGGGAGAGCTACCTAAAAAAGGTTTTTTGCAATTAGGACATAATATAAATTTGTAAGGAAAAAGAGGATTATTTTTTTGTCTCAGGGTTATTTGTTTATCAGGATAATAATCGTATAAAACCTCATATTTTTCATCTCCCAGGTCTTTTACGAATATCTTGCCCCTATTTGCCTTATTGAACATTTCTATAGCGACTAGTCCTTCATATTTTGCCTTAATTGGCCTGTATTTCGTCCATTTCCTTATTAGTACTCCGCAGTAAGTTGTATTCCGTATATCCCTTTGCATTTTCTTGATAGTTAAGGGATTGTTGCCCAGTATTTTCAAAACATTTTCGTGAGATTTATCCCATTTGTTGTAGCCTTTTGTTCTAAAGCCCATAGCATTAACTTTATTGACTATTTCCTGGTCTGTAAAATTGCCAGACGAACGCATTTCAAAAATTTTAATCCAATATTTAGCTCGTTCAGGATCAGGAATTTGAATACTTTTCTTTTTATTACCAGCATAAGTTCTTTTAATTTTAAATCCGTCCGTGGCTGAACCAATGTGATAGCCGTCAGCTGTTAATTCTATTTGTCGCCCAATGGTTCTAGTTAAAATATTTCTTACTTCTTGATTACTATAATCAGCCATTAAGTTTTCAGCCATACCGCTTGGAGAATAGCGGGACCAGTTATATTCAAAACCGACGTGTTCTAGTGTGTTCTGAGTAGGTTGGATTAATCCTGCGCTGTCAATTAATTCGACACCGTGTTTTGCTAATTCACGTTTTATTTCTCCATATGGAAGTGTACCTCCTCGAGTAAAGCGATCAATGCTTCTGAATATTAGATAATTTACTGCTCCCGGGTGATCTTTAATGTATCGCATTACTTCACCGTCAAAAATAGGTCGGTATTCTTTTCGTCCAGAAAATGGTTCTTTGAACACCTTGTTGTCTGGTAAAATATTTAGATTTTTTTTAATTGCTATATCCCGACATATCTTTTCTTGCGTATCAAGGCTTTCACCCTCTTGGGCTTGTGTAGCAGTGCTAACACGGCAATAGATGATACAGTTTTTTTGCATATTGTTAATTTATTTATTAATCAAAAAGGGCGTAGTTATCCTGCTTTGAACCCAACTACCAAAAGATAATTGAAGCAGGGACTACGCCCTTTTCGGATTGCAATAAATAAAAAATTGCAATAAAAAATCTTTTGGTTAAATTGGGTTCATAGTTATATTAACAGTAGTTTTTAAAAATTTCAAGTTTGTGTTTAATTTAGGTTGGAATTTTTCTTTTCTATCCAAATTTCAAAAAGCACATCAGCCAACTGATCGTGTAGTATGCGAAGTTCGTCAATTTGTTTGTCCGACATATATTGACCCGCTTCTCCTAATTCATTTTTAAAATCTGTAAATGATAACATAATAAAAATTTAAGTGGGGGGGGTGGGGTGGTTCGAATTTAATTTTGAGAATCCGACTTTGAAGTTTTAAGAGCTGTATCCGCGGTTTCTTTTGTAGCTAGCCTATGGTTTTTGAAAGGGTTAGGTCTTTTCTCTCTGTTTGCCCAAGACAATATATGTGCTGGACTTTTGCCATCCTTGTAGGCGAATAAATGACAATCTGGAAATTCGCACTTAGTAACAGATTGAGACGTGCCCTCGCTACATTCAAAACATCTTTTACGGATAATTTTTATTAATGAGCCCTTTCCCATCTTTTTCCCCATTCGGTATGTATAAAAATGACAATCAATTTTAGCACAATTTTTTACTTCCCCTACTTGCTTATCACAACACCAAAGACAGTAGGCACGAATTGATTTTAAAGGAGTTGGTATGTTCTTCATATTTTTAATTAAATTTGTCCAAAATTAAATTACAAACTATTTTAGCCATTGATATTTTTTGTTTCCGTTTTTCTTTTCGTAAAACGTCATAAACATCTTTTGTAATTCCAACTAATTTAGTAATCACAAGTTTTTCTTCATTAGAATAATGCATACATTTTAAATTATATTTTAATAAGGGGGCTCCTCCGGTTCCTCCCTGCCCGAATATCTTCTTCTACTTGCCCTCGAAAGAAACAAATCAATAAAAAAAAGAAATATATTATTCGGTATAGGGGTTTCACCATTTGTCGCCCAAAGAATAGAATTAAGAGATTTAATTATATTTTTTTGGCGGGCGATATATTTTTATGATAGCATTCGGGATTATTTGAATTTAAAAATGACATAAAAATTTGGGACAACACAAAAAAGAATGACCTAATTTTAGGGCATTCTTAGAATGTTAGAATTATGTTTTAATTATTTATTTGCTCTTTGTTTTCTTTTACGAAAGGTTTCTTTGCATTTTGAGCTACAGAACTGATGAGAAATGCCAGCTATGTTTGATAAATTATTTAATGAAGATAAACGTCCGCAGTTGTCGCAAAGATTTTTTGTTCTTGAAGTGACAGATATCGCCTTTTTTTCTTTAGATGACAATTTGTTGTGATTATTTTTTAACCTTAATTCATAGCAAGATCTATTTTCATTTTTTGAGCAGAATAAAGAATTTGTTTTATTATCTAATCTTTTTTTACATTGATGACAAATTGAGTTCACAGGAAAAGTGCTTTTTTGTCTTAGTTCTTTGAGTGTAGGTAATTTTGATTTAGACTTGATATCACGGATAAAAGCAGGATAGTATTTTAAAATAAATCTTTCAAGAAATTTTAGAGCTTCAATTTTTTTATAAGATAGAGAATCGCTATTTGCTATCAGTAAAATAATTTCAAATAATTCATAAACAACTTGAACTGAGCTAGTTTTATTGAGATTGTATTTGGACAGAAATTTTTTCGCGATGTAATTTTTTTCGATGTTATATTTTGGGAGTGCATTTTCTTTATAGTCCTCTTCAAGAGAAGTTGAATCATTTTGTTGAATTAAAGAAAGTCGTCTATCTAATAGAAGATTAATTATTTTTTGATTTGTTATTTCATCTTTAATTGAGCTAGAAAAAACTTTTCTAATGTTATCTTTTGATTTTTCAATAATTTTTTGGTCGATTAAATCCTCATCAATAATAAAATCAACAATGTTTTTATGTTTTTTCCCGAGAACTTCGCTAGTTTTTTTAAGGTATATGCTTCTAGTAGTACTTGAAAAAAAGATATTATAAGCTGTAATTTTAAATATAAAATCTATTATCCATTCGTCTTTTTTGGTAATAATTGATTTTAAGGTATCTGAAATTTCTTTATTAGCCTCAATAAAAATTTTTTCTTTATTTTTGTAAATTTTGCTTGTGTATATTTTTAACTTCATAATCTTTTTTATATTAAATATATTATAACATTATATTGATTTTTAACTATAATCGTGATAGATTATAATTGCGAACAACAAATAGAATATAAGTGAAGAAGCCGAAATATTCGAGCTATTTTGCTTATTTGCGTTCAGAATCGGGCACACCGACCAAACGCAAGTAGGCATCTTCACGGATACACCATTTGTTGTTCGCAGGTCTGGTGTGTCCGTTTTTGTTTCTTAAAATTAATTTCTAAAAATAATTTAAATATCTATGCAAGACATTACAAAACAACAAAAAACTAAACCTTTCCAAGGGAAGGAGTATGCTGTGAATCTTTTAATCGCTAATATTCCAGGAAGTATATTAATTGTTTTTTTGAAGCAGTTCGCTGGAATAATTGGAGCTTTGCCAACGATGATAATAATTTTTGGAGGTGCTTGGCTGGTTGGTAAAATAAGAGCAAGAGAAGGGAAGAGAGCGACAAGTAAAACTATCGTTGTTTGGATTTTGATAAATATAATCTTTGTTCTAATCGTTCCAGTGTTGCTTTTGGAACTATTATAAAATATTAAATTATGAAAAAGGTAGTTGATATTATTGGATATATATTTTTATCGTTAGCTTTTGTATTTTCAATAATTCATTTTTTTGTTATCAAGTCTGACGGTGTTATAACTACTGATTTGTGGGGCTTAGTGATTCCCGAACCACCTGTATGGACTTCCTATATTCCGGGAGCTGGTTATTTTGGAGATTTTTTTGAAATGCTTTCTTTGCACGGTATAATTGGTACAACAGTCTTTTTATTTTTAGG contains:
- the rpmG gene encoding 50S ribosomal protein L33, with the protein product MSQDNMIKFECTECKRVNYFSRKNKKTLKERMQLKKFCKFCNAHTDHKETK